A section of the Aminiphilus circumscriptus DSM 16581 genome encodes:
- a CDS encoding NADH-dependent [FeFe] hydrogenase, group A6, with protein MPESIVHLKIDGKNVEVPKGSTILDAARKLDIDVPTLCHLNLEGTPMVNKSASCRICVVEVKGRRNLAPACATPADEGMEVRTNTIRVLNARKTVLELLLSDHPKDCLICAKSGNCELQELAERFCLRENRFDGGEQSHYARDISPALIRDMDKCVLCRRCETMCNDVQTVGVLSGVNRGFKAVVAPAFEMPLEESVCTFCGQCTAVCPTGALVERDYSWKVIEALADPDKVVVVQTAPAVRAALGEPFGMPPGTLVTGKMVAALRAMGFDYVFDTDFAADLTIMEEASEFLDRLTRHLQGDTSVRLPILTSCCPAWVKFFEHRYPDLLDVPSTAKSPQQMFGAIAKTYFAEKIGVPKEKLVVVSVMPCLAKKYECSREEFSSGGIADVDMSISTRELAHLIQRANIDFQGLPDEDFDKPLGESTGAAVIFGTTGGVIEAAVRSAVEWATGKALANVDFAQLRGFDGCREATLQVGDLALHIGIAHGLGNARKLLDAVRSGSVAPFHAIEIMACPGGCVGGGGQPYHHGHMEIVRKRAEALYREDLGKPRRKSHENPDIIRLYEEFLGKPLGEKSHHLLHTHYFKRHGI; from the coding sequence ATGCCGGAATCGATAGTGCATCTGAAAATAGACGGAAAAAACGTGGAGGTCCCCAAGGGATCGACGATCCTGGACGCGGCCCGCAAGCTCGACATCGACGTGCCGACCCTCTGTCACTTGAACCTCGAGGGAACGCCCATGGTGAACAAATCCGCCTCGTGCCGCATCTGCGTTGTGGAGGTCAAGGGACGGCGCAACCTCGCTCCCGCCTGCGCCACTCCCGCGGACGAGGGGATGGAGGTCCGCACCAACACGATCAGGGTCCTCAATGCGCGCAAGACGGTTCTCGAACTGCTCCTGTCGGACCATCCGAAGGACTGCCTCATCTGCGCCAAGAGCGGCAATTGCGAACTCCAGGAACTCGCGGAACGTTTCTGCCTTCGGGAAAACCGTTTCGACGGAGGCGAGCAGAGCCACTACGCCCGAGACATCTCTCCCGCGCTGATCCGGGACATGGACAAGTGCGTTCTCTGCCGTCGCTGTGAGACCATGTGCAACGACGTCCAGACCGTGGGAGTCCTGTCCGGAGTGAACAGAGGCTTTAAGGCCGTGGTGGCCCCCGCCTTCGAGATGCCTCTGGAGGAATCGGTCTGCACGTTCTGCGGCCAGTGCACCGCCGTGTGCCCCACGGGAGCGCTGGTGGAGCGGGACTATTCATGGAAGGTCATCGAGGCCCTCGCCGATCCGGACAAGGTCGTGGTGGTCCAGACCGCCCCGGCGGTGCGGGCGGCCCTCGGCGAACCCTTCGGCATGCCTCCCGGAACGCTCGTGACGGGAAAGATGGTGGCTGCGCTGCGGGCCATGGGCTTCGACTATGTCTTCGACACGGACTTCGCCGCCGACCTCACCATCATGGAGGAGGCCAGCGAATTCCTGGATCGTCTCACCCGGCATCTGCAGGGAGACACGTCGGTCCGCCTGCCGATCCTCACCTCCTGCTGCCCCGCCTGGGTCAAATTCTTCGAGCACCGCTATCCCGATCTGCTCGACGTTCCCTCCACGGCGAAATCACCCCAGCAGATGTTCGGCGCCATCGCCAAGACCTATTTCGCCGAGAAAATCGGCGTTCCCAAGGAGAAACTGGTGGTCGTCTCCGTCATGCCCTGTCTGGCGAAGAAATACGAATGTTCCCGGGAGGAATTCTCCTCCGGCGGCATCGCCGACGTGGACATGTCCATCTCCACCCGAGAGCTGGCGCACCTGATCCAGAGGGCGAACATCGATTTCCAGGGACTTCCCGACGAGGATTTCGACAAACCTCTGGGTGAATCCACCGGTGCGGCGGTCATCTTCGGCACGACGGGAGGCGTCATCGAAGCCGCCGTACGGAGCGCCGTGGAATGGGCCACCGGAAAGGCCCTCGCAAACGTGGACTTCGCCCAGCTCCGTGGCTTTGACGGATGCCGGGAGGCGACGCTCCAGGTGGGCGATCTGGCACTCCACATCGGCATCGCCCACGGCCTTGGCAATGCGCGCAAGCTCCTCGACGCGGTCCGCTCGGGAAGTGTCGCGCCCTTCCATGCCATCGAGATCATGGCCTGCCCCGGCGGCTGCGTGGGCGGCGGCGGACAGCCCTATCACCACGGACACATGGAGATCGTCCGCAAACGCGCCGAGGCACTCTACCGGGAGGACCTCGGCAAACCGCGCCGCAAATCCCACGAGAACCCGGACATCATCCGCCTCTACGAGGAATTTCTGGGCAAACCGCTGGGAGAGAAGTCTCACCATCTCCTGCACACGCACTATTTCAAACGTCACGGAATCTGA
- a CDS encoding ABC transporter permease, which produces MTEMEKTQQSASADVERTHSAPCSSGRPIEGLLFPLVILGFWWIGSALELWNVFLLPSPASVGRTAVTLIRNGDLPRHIGASSLRVSWGFALSCLTALPLGVLLGLRPRLGRFVNGTLEFLRHIPPLALLPLLLLWFGIGEASKTAIIVLAAFFPVLLNTVDGIRRCDENLIEVGISLGLSEGERLRRIRLPWALPSILTGLRLGLGYSWRALIGAELIAASSGLGYLIHDAQGLSRSDIIVVAIVTMGFLGALVDDLFFRLAKHLVPWKGGDGHGRN; this is translated from the coding sequence ATGACCGAAATGGAGAAAACACAGCAATCAGCCTCCGCCGACGTCGAACGGACGCATTCGGCTCCGTGCTCTTCCGGTCGTCCGATTGAAGGGCTGCTTTTTCCTCTCGTCATCCTCGGTTTTTGGTGGATCGGAAGTGCCCTGGAACTTTGGAACGTCTTTCTCCTCCCCTCTCCCGCCTCCGTGGGAAGAACCGCGGTCACGCTGATCCGGAACGGTGATCTCCCGCGTCATATCGGCGCCAGCAGCCTGCGCGTTTCCTGGGGCTTCGCCCTCTCCTGCCTGACGGCCCTTCCTCTCGGCGTTCTTTTGGGGCTCCGGCCGCGCCTCGGACGGTTCGTCAACGGAACACTCGAATTTCTACGTCACATTCCGCCTCTCGCGCTCCTGCCTCTGCTGCTTCTCTGGTTCGGCATCGGAGAAGCGTCCAAGACGGCCATCATCGTCCTGGCCGCGTTCTTTCCCGTCCTCCTCAACACCGTGGACGGCATTCGCCGCTGCGACGAAAATCTCATCGAAGTGGGAATCAGCCTCGGCCTCTCCGAGGGAGAACGTCTCCGGCGCATCCGTCTTCCCTGGGCGCTTCCGTCGATCCTGACGGGACTTCGGCTGGGGCTCGGGTACAGTTGGCGCGCCCTCATCGGCGCCGAGCTCATCGCCGCCTCGTCGGGGCTCGGCTATCTCATTCACGACGCCCAGGGGCTCTCCCGGTCGGACATCATCGTCGTGGCCATCGTCACCATGGGTTTTCTCGGAGCTCTGGTGGACGACCTTTTCTTCCGTCTGGCCAAACACCTCGTTCCCTGGAAAGGAGGCGACGGCCACGGAAGGAATTAG
- a CDS encoding (2Fe-2S) ferredoxin domain-containing protein codes for MSKIQSLDALRKLQKELTSATDLREKGQNIERLVQVKVSMSTCGIASGARETLAEFMRLAKERGLTEIVFTQTGCMGYCHSEPTVEITRPGEEPVVYGNVKGDRIREILDSYILRGEMVDGIIPTAYRTIHE; via the coding sequence ATGTCAAAAATCCAATCCCTCGATGCTCTCAGAAAGCTTCAGAAAGAACTCACCAGCGCCACGGATCTTCGCGAAAAAGGGCAGAACATCGAACGGCTCGTGCAGGTGAAGGTCAGCATGTCCACCTGCGGCATCGCCTCCGGGGCACGGGAGACGCTTGCGGAGTTCATGCGCCTTGCGAAAGAGCGGGGACTGACGGAGATCGTCTTCACCCAGACGGGATGCATGGGCTACTGTCACTCGGAACCCACCGTGGAGATCACGCGCCCGGGAGAAGAGCCCGTCGTCTATGGCAATGTCAAGGGCGACCGCATCCGGGAAATCCTTGACAGCTACATTCTCCGCGGCGAAATGGTGGACGGGATCATTCCCACGGCCTACCGGACCATCCACGAATGA
- a CDS encoding complex I 24 kDa subunit family protein encodes MCTCSVKEDPRFTELADFIASLPDRKGELITVLHKAQGIFGYLPREVQEFVAEHMELSLAKVYGVVKFYSFFTMTPKGRFPISVCMGTACYVRGAEDIVAELSKQLNISVGGVTEDGKFSLDTLRCVGACGLAPVVIVGEKVYGRVVPKDIEGILAEYAQA; translated from the coding sequence ATGTGCACATGCTCTGTCAAAGAGGATCCGCGCTTCACTGAACTTGCGGATTTCATCGCCTCGCTTCCGGATCGGAAGGGAGAACTCATCACCGTCCTCCACAAAGCCCAGGGGATTTTCGGCTATCTTCCCCGGGAGGTTCAGGAATTCGTGGCGGAACACATGGAACTCTCCCTCGCCAAGGTCTACGGTGTCGTCAAGTTCTACTCCTTCTTCACCATGACACCCAAGGGACGTTTCCCCATTTCGGTCTGCATGGGAACCGCCTGCTATGTCCGAGGCGCCGAAGATATCGTGGCGGAACTGTCCAAACAGTTGAACATTTCCGTCGGAGGAGTGACGGAGGATGGAAAGTTCTCCCTGGACACACTCCGCTGCGTGGGGGCCTGTGGTCTGGCTCCGGTGGTCATCGTGGGGGAAAAGGTGTACGGACGAGTCGTGCCCAAGGACATCGAGGGCATACTCGCCGAGTACGCCCAAGCCTGA
- a CDS encoding ABC transporter ATP-binding protein, giving the protein MSLQGITKKYPLGKETVSALDGLSLFLPKGSFTVVLGRSGSGKTTLLRLLAGLKKPTEGRILLPEEISVRGRSAVGFVFQEPRLMPWLTAGENVAFALKGRLDKATIADRTASILALLGLEAFRDAYPDQISGGMAQRIALGRTLALDPEVVLMDEPFGALDSFTRRRLQDEITALHQRTGKTFLFVTHDVEEALALGETIVVLDAGRIADHLDIALPRPRETGCPEFLPLRRRVLEAIVGKAPLAEHR; this is encoded by the coding sequence ATTAGCCTCCAGGGCATCACAAAAAAATATCCCCTCGGGAAGGAAACCGTCAGCGCTCTCGACGGCCTTTCTCTCTTTCTTCCGAAGGGAAGTTTCACCGTCGTGCTCGGCAGAAGCGGTTCCGGAAAGACTACCCTTCTTCGCCTTCTCGCAGGATTGAAGAAACCCACGGAAGGGCGTATCCTCCTTCCGGAGGAGATCTCGGTCCGGGGTCGTTCCGCCGTGGGGTTCGTCTTTCAGGAACCCCGCCTCATGCCGTGGCTCACGGCGGGGGAAAACGTGGCTTTCGCCCTGAAGGGACGCCTCGACAAAGCGACCATCGCCGACCGAACGGCGTCGATTCTGGCGCTGCTCGGGCTTGAGGCATTCCGCGACGCCTACCCGGACCAGATCTCGGGCGGCATGGCGCAACGCATCGCCCTGGGGCGGACCCTCGCCCTCGATCCGGAGGTGGTGCTCATGGACGAGCCGTTCGGTGCCCTGGACTCTTTCACCCGCCGTCGTCTCCAGGACGAGATCACAGCGCTCCATCAAAGGACCGGCAAGACCTTCCTCTTCGTCACGCACGATGTGGAAGAAGCTCTGGCCCTGGGAGAAACCATCGTGGTCCTCGATGCCGGCCGCATCGCGGACCACCTGGACATCGCCCTTCCCCGGCCGAGGGAGACGGGCTGCCCCGAGTTTCTGCCTCTGCGTCGTCGGGTCCTGGAAGCCATCGTCGGCAAGGCACCTCTCGCCGAACATCGTTGA
- a CDS encoding XdhC family protein: protein MNQAILEQIMKDLAKGVPGVLCTVVDVEGSTPRNVGASMWVSPDGSISGTVGGGVFEHHTIREALALLNSERDHALYKEGLHCDGSDPNSAACGGDISVFLEVVGRERELVIFGAGHVGKALAQAGQFAGFRVFVWDEREEFANAENIPWGTTIACPLEEIFDRGLKLHGRSFVVIATRGHALDSEVVKTIEHCDAAYVGMIGSMRKIAFVRKRLLDEGVSEAHLNRIYQPVGLPIRAETPEEIAISVVAELIAVLRKGDLSSLRKGLNGGNTPATRE, encoded by the coding sequence ATGAATCAGGCCATTCTCGAACAGATCATGAAAGACCTCGCCAAGGGCGTTCCGGGAGTTCTGTGCACCGTGGTCGACGTGGAGGGCTCCACACCGCGAAATGTGGGCGCCTCCATGTGGGTGAGCCCCGACGGAAGCATCTCCGGCACCGTGGGCGGAGGCGTCTTCGAACACCACACCATTCGAGAAGCATTGGCATTGCTGAATTCAGAAAGAGATCACGCCCTTTACAAGGAAGGACTTCACTGCGACGGATCGGATCCGAACAGCGCCGCCTGTGGCGGCGACATCTCCGTCTTTCTGGAAGTCGTCGGTCGGGAACGGGAACTCGTGATCTTCGGCGCGGGACACGTGGGCAAAGCCCTTGCCCAGGCAGGACAGTTCGCTGGATTTCGCGTCTTCGTCTGGGACGAGCGGGAGGAATTCGCCAACGCCGAAAACATCCCCTGGGGCACCACCATCGCCTGCCCCCTGGAGGAAATTTTCGACAGAGGGCTGAAGCTGCACGGACGAAGTTTCGTCGTCATCGCCACCAGAGGACACGCCCTCGATTCAGAGGTGGTAAAGACCATCGAACACTGCGACGCCGCCTACGTGGGCATGATCGGATCCATGCGCAAGATCGCCTTCGTTCGGAAACGCCTCCTCGACGAAGGAGTCTCGGAAGCCCATCTGAACCGTATCTACCAGCCCGTCGGCCTTCCCATCCGGGCGGAGACACCCGAGGAGATCGCCATCTCCGTGGTGGCGGAACTCATTGCGGTACTCCGCAAGGGGGATCTGTCCTCCCTCAGGAAGGGACTCAACGGAGGCAACACACCCGCAACGCGGGAATGA
- the nuoF gene encoding NADH-quinone oxidoreductase subunit NuoF produces MPEIKMHLLVCCGTGCISSQSDRIVESLKTALKNRNLQDEVKVVLSGCFGFCEKGPIVKVAPDNTFYVQVRPEDAQEIVDEHVLKGRKVHRLLYVDPKTEEHIADSKHMGFYKKQMRIALRNCGFIDPENINEYIAQGGYQALGKALSEMTPKDVVEEMKKSGLRGRGGGGFPTGLKWDFAAKQRGGTKYVICNADEGDPGAFMDRSILEGDPHSVVEAMAICGYAIGAQKGMVYIRAEYPLAVKRLRKAIDDARATGLLGEDILGTGFSFDIELRYGAGAFVCGEETALIRSLEGERGEPTSKPPFPAEKGFWGKPSNVNNVETFANVPVILTKGADWFASIGTEKSKGTKVFALAGKVNNVGLVEVPMGTTLREVIFDIGGGIRDGKKFKAVQTGGPSGGCLTSKHLDTPIDFDNLIAAGSMMGSGGMIVLDEDNCMVSVAKFYLEFTVDESCGKCTPCRVGNKRLHEILEKITQGHGTEEDLTLLRSLAQTIKDTSLCGLGQTAPNPVLSTLDNFWDEYEAHVREKRCPSGKCKALLSFVIDPEKCKGCTLCTRVCPVGAITGKVREPHLIDQETCIKCGACASTCKFDAIVKK; encoded by the coding sequence ATGCCGGAAATCAAAATGCACCTCCTGGTCTGCTGCGGTACCGGCTGCATCTCCTCCCAGAGCGACCGGATCGTGGAGAGCCTGAAAACCGCGCTGAAAAACCGCAATCTGCAGGACGAGGTGAAGGTGGTCCTGTCGGGATGCTTCGGCTTTTGTGAAAAAGGTCCCATCGTCAAGGTGGCGCCGGACAATACCTTCTACGTCCAGGTCCGCCCCGAGGACGCCCAGGAAATCGTGGACGAGCACGTTCTCAAGGGACGCAAGGTGCATCGCCTGCTCTACGTGGATCCCAAGACGGAAGAGCATATCGCCGATTCCAAGCACATGGGCTTCTACAAGAAACAGATGCGCATCGCCCTGCGGAACTGCGGCTTCATCGACCCGGAGAACATCAACGAGTACATCGCCCAGGGAGGCTACCAGGCCCTCGGCAAGGCACTCTCGGAGATGACGCCCAAGGACGTCGTGGAAGAGATGAAAAAATCCGGCCTCCGCGGTCGGGGCGGCGGCGGTTTTCCCACGGGACTCAAGTGGGATTTCGCGGCGAAACAGCGGGGGGGAACGAAGTACGTCATCTGCAATGCCGACGAGGGCGACCCCGGTGCATTCATGGACCGCTCCATTCTCGAAGGAGACCCCCACTCGGTGGTGGAGGCCATGGCCATCTGCGGCTACGCCATCGGCGCACAAAAAGGCATGGTCTACATCCGTGCGGAATATCCCCTCGCGGTGAAACGCCTCCGCAAAGCCATCGACGACGCCCGCGCGACGGGCCTTCTCGGAGAGGACATTCTCGGAACAGGATTTTCCTTCGACATCGAACTCCGCTACGGTGCGGGAGCCTTCGTCTGCGGCGAAGAGACGGCCCTGATCCGTTCTTTGGAGGGCGAACGGGGCGAGCCGACGAGCAAGCCGCCCTTCCCCGCCGAAAAGGGATTCTGGGGCAAACCCTCGAACGTGAACAACGTGGAGACCTTCGCCAATGTACCGGTGATCCTCACCAAGGGAGCCGACTGGTTCGCTTCCATCGGAACCGAGAAATCCAAGGGGACCAAGGTCTTCGCTCTGGCGGGAAAGGTGAACAACGTGGGGCTCGTGGAAGTGCCCATGGGCACCACGCTTCGGGAGGTCATCTTCGACATCGGCGGAGGCATCCGGGACGGCAAAAAATTCAAGGCGGTCCAGACCGGAGGTCCCTCGGGAGGATGTCTCACGAGCAAGCACCTGGACACGCCCATCGACTTCGACAACCTTATCGCGGCGGGCTCCATGATGGGCTCCGGCGGCATGATCGTCCTGGACGAGGACAACTGCATGGTCTCGGTAGCCAAGTTCTACCTGGAGTTCACGGTGGACGAGTCCTGCGGCAAGTGCACCCCCTGCCGCGTGGGCAACAAGCGTCTCCATGAAATTCTCGAGAAGATCACCCAGGGACACGGCACTGAAGAGGACCTCACCCTTCTCCGCTCTCTTGCGCAGACCATCAAGGACACGTCCCTCTGCGGCCTCGGACAGACCGCGCCGAACCCGGTGCTCTCCACGCTGGACAACTTCTGGGACGAATACGAGGCCCATGTCCGGGAGAAACGCTGCCCTTCGGGGAAATGCAAGGCGCTGCTCTCCTTCGTCATCGATCCCGAAAAATGCAAGGGCTGCACGCTCTGCACACGGGTCTGCCCCGTGGGAGCCATCACGGGCAAGGTGCGGGAACCTCACCTGATCGATCAGGAAACGTGCATCAAGTGCGGCGCCTGCGCATCGACCTGCAAGTTCGATGCCATCGTCAAGAAGTGA